One window of the Shewanella khirikhana genome contains the following:
- a CDS encoding sensor domain-containing diguanylate cyclase, whose amino-acid sequence MKQRDSLKRKRIDSLGLGYHLTLLLIPLSVFIGIFYLFSPKGSLPWMILTLVCLVYLVGYSLSYYLHQGRLQRLWEHLEQVVNINDATFELVHLSSQYKDEHAFLDALLTKAVNVINGAEMGSIIRVEPDSHKLMFESSVGLDLERLRQIDFSLEQSFEYRLTDGRCDRVVVVDDMRHVNAESTLTKAEQEILLTAAHQPIRSTLSSPIHIDGKLYAMLNLDSSQLSAFSDYDRNLVAILTHEAANAISLYQKSREIYRLANFDALTGLFNRRHFEDSLAQWKHNRAFGSFLTLIDMDNLKTINDIMGHQAGDEALAQLASALKQHWPQSSLISRFGGDEFAIISHGPEDALQERLNKLQAALAALDKPISVSAGVAPFTGQFAQSFKLADERMYEHKRARKLSRTQASQ is encoded by the coding sequence GTGAAGCAACGGGACAGCCTCAAGCGCAAACGCATCGACAGCCTTGGTCTGGGTTACCACCTCACATTATTGCTCATCCCTCTCTCAGTATTTATCGGGATTTTTTACCTCTTCTCCCCCAAGGGGTCTTTGCCGTGGATGATTTTGACCCTGGTGTGCCTGGTGTATCTGGTGGGTTACAGCCTCAGCTATTACCTGCATCAGGGCCGGTTGCAGCGGCTGTGGGAACACCTGGAACAGGTGGTCAATATCAACGATGCCACCTTCGAACTGGTACATTTGTCCAGCCAATACAAGGATGAACACGCGTTTCTGGATGCTCTGCTGACCAAGGCGGTAAATGTGATCAATGGTGCCGAAATGGGCAGCATTATCCGGGTTGAACCCGACAGCCATAAGCTGATGTTTGAATCCAGCGTCGGGCTGGATCTCGAGCGGCTGCGACAAATTGATTTCTCGCTGGAGCAGTCATTTGAGTATCGTCTCACCGATGGCCGCTGCGACCGGGTTGTGGTGGTGGACGATATGCGTCACGTCAACGCCGAAAGCACCCTGACCAAAGCCGAGCAGGAAATACTGCTCACCGCCGCGCACCAGCCGATCCGCTCCACCCTCTCAAGCCCCATCCATATCGATGGCAAGCTGTATGCCATGTTAAACCTCGACAGCAGTCAGCTGAGTGCCTTCAGCGACTACGACCGCAATCTGGTGGCCATTCTTACCCACGAGGCGGCCAATGCGATTTCGCTGTATCAAAAGTCCCGCGAAATTTATCGGCTGGCCAACTTTGATGCGCTCACGGGGCTGTTCAATCGCCGTCACTTTGAAGACAGCTTGGCGCAATGGAAACACAACCGTGCCTTTGGCAGTTTCCTGACCCTGATTGATATGGATAACCTCAAGACTATCAACGACATTATGGGTCATCAGGCAGGCGACGAAGCCCTGGCACAACTGGCGTCGGCACTGAAACAGCACTGGCCCCAAAGCAGCCTTATCAGCCGTTTTGGCGGCGATGAATTTGCCATTATTTCCCATGGCCCTGAGGATGCGCTGCAGGAGCGACTCAATAAATTGCAGGCGGCGCTGGCAGCGCTCGACAAACCGATTTCTGTCAGTGCTGGGGTAGCGCCCTTCACAGGCCAGTTTGCCCAAAGTTTTAAACTGGCGGATGAGCGCATGTACGAGCACAAGCGGGCCCGCAAACTAAGCCGTACCCAGGCCTCGCAATAA